From the genome of Leguminivora glycinivorella isolate SPB_JAAS2020 chromosome 26, LegGlyc_1.1, whole genome shotgun sequence, one region includes:
- the LOC125240036 gene encoding zinc finger protein 770-like — protein MDKPLDSPLKDHNMNRDSNDNIPELLFSVDIKVEKEAETKDDEDWCVDNFAAGNLLEPLFFTQATEPKGVQCSLCFRYFLDRFNIYKHNLTHLQVTIINPACFQCDICNSFFANIKSIERHMPSHNKSITNSLPYKPKAWKYNTDVKLINAYEEFTIKNSIIKTERKLSDGVTNSLSYRPKSGTRLTKRTHQCNICQKAYSYGAWHGHMNEVHGMGNTHVTYVIWSSSAKDI, from the exons ATGGATAAGCCTTTAGACTCACCGTTAAAAGACCATAATATGAATCGCGACAGTAATGATAACATTCCAGAACTGCTTTTCAGCGTAGATATAAAGGTTGAAAAAGAAGCAGAAACAAAAGACGACGAAGACTGGTGTGTAGATAATTTTGCAGCCGGCAATCTTCTGGAGCCGTTGTTCTTTACACAAGCGACGGAACCCAAGGGCGTGCAATGTTCGCTGTGTTTCAGATATTTCTTGGACCG ATTCAATATCTACaaacacaatttaacccacctTCAAGTCACTATCATCAATCCAGCGTGCTTCCAATGCGATATCTGCAACTCCTTCTTCGCAAACATTAAGTCTATTGAGCGTCATATGCCGTCACATAACAAAAGTATAACCAACTCTTTACCATATAAACCTAAAGCTTGGAAATATAATACAGATGTTAAGTTGATCAACGCCTATGAAGAATTTACAATCAAGAACAGTATTATCAAAACAGAAAGAAAATTAAGTGATGGTGTAACTAACTCTCTGTCATATAGACCAAAATCTGGTACTAGATTAACAAAGAGAACGCACCAATGTAATATTTGCCAAAAGGCATACTCATATGGTGCCTGGCATGGACACATGAATGAAGTACATGGTATGGGGAATACACATGTGACTTATGTGATATGGTCTTCAAGTGCCAAAGATATTTGA